The Syngnathus typhle isolate RoL2023-S1 ecotype Sweden linkage group LG6, RoL_Styp_1.0, whole genome shotgun sequence genome has a window encoding:
- the frya gene encoding protein furry homolog isoform X7 — translation MSRQRERRQADSQTDRALYRQVQEEEGNVSSSPHGRRMEVSRRGSPPAITSSEAEMGPECPPPDEGVPTAPGSLANLDAFPPRDFRGKFKKMRHKKRPTILETSPVGNGYNKPPLPPVCSPQGEKGPTISVPISVDPESKPGEYVLKSLFSAFATVSERKIRVIMAEPLEKPLTKSLQRGEDPQFDQLISTMSSLAEYCLPSILRTLFDWYKRQNGPEEELREYRPRANAKSRNDEQQRDYLLERRDLAIDFIFSLALIEVLKQMPLHPVLDGSVNEIITLAFKHFRYKEGYHGPNTGNLHTVADLYAEVIGVLAQSKFPAVKKKFMTELKELRQKEQSPYVVQSTISLIMGMKFFRIKMYPVEDFEASFQFMQECARYFLEVKDKDIKHALAGLFVEILVPVAAAVKNEVNVPCLRNFVDSLYDTSLELSARKKHSLAFYPLVTCLLCVSQKQFFLNRWHIFLNNCLSNLKSRDPKMARVALESLYRLLWVYMIRIKCESNTATQGRLNTIVGTLFPKGSRSVVPRDMPLNIFVKIIQFIAQERLDFAMKEILFDLLCVAKPAKAFGLNPERMNIGLRAFLVVADRLQQKDGEPPMPNTGCTLPSGNTLRVKKTYLSKTLTVEEAKVIGMSQYYFPVRKAFDNILRHLDKEVGRCMMMTNAQMFNKEPEDMITGERKAKIDLFRTCVAAIPRLMPDGMSKTELIDLLSRLTIHMDDELRLIAQNSLQSLLVDKSDWRDDVLFGLVGFVLREVHDSQRGLLDASLKLLLQLLAQWKVAAAAAGRSYDTAKMHTAEPPQTSSNVKTAAERGPHAAVLHAVEGLALVLLCSCQLSTRRLAVAVLKEIRGLFAVLGQSEDDDKPVIEVMDQLGPVIVSSFVNVVVSDAANTCADLQWLAEWNARLVSSHYDIGSPSHVWILAQSVKEPWVLCLYSLLRQEHLPKHCPAALGYAWPYAFARAQMLMPLIDPNNPANAKKTGSTSGSADNYVTLWRNYLILCFGVAKPSVMSAGHLRASTSEMAGPATPESPAGCEKVISGCPSVAWLLKQLVPLMRSESAELTEALVLGFGRTNSLAFRELVEELHPLMKEALERRPENKKRRERRDLLRLQLLRIFELLADAGVISDSTNGALERDTLALGALFLEYVDLTRTLLEGENDKDAEILKDIRIHFSAMVANLIQCVPVHYRRFLFPQQSLRHHLFILFSQWAGPFSIMFTPLERYSDRNHQITRYQYCALKAMSAVLCCGPVFDNVGLSPDGYLYKWLDNILACQDQRVHQLGCEAVILLLELNAEQVNLFNWAVDRCYTGSYRLASGCFKAIAAVCGSRNYPSDLVPLLNLVLFKASDADREMNEISMQLMQILEARLLVYSKKLAGRKPNGVLHGTHAPLPPLYSLSLPQLSGHLARMYPELTLPLFSEVSQRFPTTHPNGRQIMLTYLLPWLSNMELVDSGQPASSSSSSDDTFTRGRASARQHLSGTGWGSLQATSMVLNNLMYMTAKYGDDLPGSELENAWNALVCNEKWSHNLRTALQFLISLCGVSSDTSLLPFIKKVVIYLCRNNTMQTMQELLLELQQTDPLNPVVQHCDSPPFYRFTATGKPVGNTPSGTTSSTNTVVAGQESFTDSDERKSKDNEERLSHAMQAHHRLDSRYSNSSGGSYDEDKCEPLPPYADWLMAVVESNHPHPLPMPLNGGCWAPLVDFLPETLTPRGPLHRCNIAVIFMTEMVVDHSVREDWALHLPLLLHALFLGMDHYRPEVHEHCKHLLLHLLMALSCRRNFQAVASVLLRTRRIDGAKTLTRQPAFQPEFMTSGALDFLREAQASPVPDSGLSSSSTSSSLSLGESAGNLPEISDEPAADEKTGKLIEFLTTRASGPLWCHEDISPKSHVSKSTVQLTNLLRHVVSVLKEPDSQLERQLSDVALHTALCSSSRHYAGRSFQVFRALRQPVYAHAVSDLLTRLVEVVGEPGEEVQGYVMEVLLTLESVVDNLAECLENNEPVAILTRASSPDGLTTLNLMSDRKSTGQLNIRGEERSRHQRSSSVPKKFGEADRWSDRWSDPPRSATLDRIQACEQQLPAGKSRSPPSSKDDVSDPANVNHPGNLLAAVFWAAVSLMESDFEFEYQMSLRLLDKLLGHMSLDKRENRDRLEKLQEQLQWSSFTGLQQLLLKGFTSAATVDLALKLFWQLTPVSRVSVVDTSQAIGFPLNVLCLLPHLVQNFDGPTLFCQEVAERIAQVCLEEKNDKLSNLAHVMTLYKTRSYTRNCFSWVNVVCRYLHEAFSDIALSLVTYMAELLEKGLPSMQQTILQIIYSLLSHMDLSGIQAKPFNMEVLRTIEKFAQTAHWREALNILKLVVSRSASLAQPSGDLSYEDISRVWERSSKALPGKTLDFHFDVSETPVIGRRHHDLRASPGRDGKSGIAAVTRSTSSSSSSLGSTSNKVLVPVSWKRPQSSQKRTREKLVHVLSLCGQKVGLTKNTSVIFSSCGELDLAEHRPSPASSEDGTREADATDDTASEQQFRVFRDFDFLDVELEDGEGETVDNFNWGVRRHSADSLDRSGPGGALEESQLSGSTPSLSRVLAGEDDSDDFSEEESLSAAQAASLPPSTEIQKMDSPSFCNSTPPGGKNPSFELQLPKDSKQRFFQADEDANEEDASLSISCLPPDFDCGDALEVTHPFYKDIHGCLPSLAEEEGDDGTPESDSSPPPSPFFSAILAAFQPAACDDAEEAWRAHLSQLASDSDGSCAVYTFHVFCCLFQSIQSRFSSLTSDAVSYLNDGLKGLGAKFLRSSQMLTTCAECPLLLIDADTVMSYGLLEKMKFSVLELQEYLDTYNSKKEATVTWLSSCKAAFPQSPDSTASAREQKQLELCQRLYKLHFQLLLLFQSYTKLVEQVYAVSSHPKLSNMSQELSDLRSHLKAAWVEDDRRACGEPSTFSTAEAAVQAILEVLKSDGFASAICYIRECRTSWPKDIFGGPSEDEIQTLLNIYFRHQTLGRTGTLALVGCKRDLSDVSAQLTELNGEMRDAMSRTRGDRPVVAFLPDAKVSGSTL, via the exons ATGAGCAGGCAGCGAGAAAGGAGACAAGcagacagtcagacagacaggGCTCTTTATCGTCAAgtgcaagaagaagaaggcaaCGTGTCCTCCTCCCCGCATGGAAGAAGGATGGAAGTGAGCCGCCGCGGCTCGCCACCTGCCATCACGAGCTCAGAGGCCGAGATGGGGCCGGAGTGCCCGCCGCCGGATGAGGGAGTCCCGACGGCCCCGGGGAGCCTTGCCAATTTGGATGCCTTCCCGCCACGGGACTTTCGAGGCAAGTTCAAGAAGATGCGGCACAAGAAGAGGCCCACCATCCTTGAAA CCTCGCCCGTGGGCAATGGCTACAACAAGCCGCCCCTCCCGCCGGTCTGCAGTCCTCAAGGGGAGAAGGGCCCGACCATCTCCGTGCCCATCAGCGTGGACCCGGAGAGCAAACCGGGAGAGTACGTGCTGAAGAGCCTCTTCTCCGCCTTCGCCACCGTGTCGGAGCGCAAGATCCGCGTCATCATGGCGGAGCCGCTG GAAAAGCCGTTGACAAAGTCTCTTCAGAGAGGTGAAGATCCTCAGTTTGACCAA TTGATAAGCACCATGAGCTCCTTGGCCGAGTACTGCCTTCCCTCCATCCTGCGCACGCTCTTCGACTGGTACAAGCGGCAAAACGGCCCGGAGGAGGAGCTGCGCGAGTACCGGCCGAGAGCCAACGCCAAGTCCAGAAA CGATGAGCAGCAGAGGGATTATTTACTTGAAAGGAGAGATTTGGCAATCGACTTCATCTTCTCCCTGGCCCTCATAGAAGTGCTGAAGCAG ATGCCGCTGCACCCCGTACTCGACGGCTCGGTCAACGAGATCATCACCTTAGCCTTTAAGCACTTCCGCTACAAAGAAGG ATACCACGGTCCCAACACTGGCAACTTGCACACTGTGGCCGACCTTTACGCTGAGGTCATCGGAGTACTGGCTCAGTCCAA GTTTCCCGCCGTGAAGAAGAAGTTCATGACGGAGCTGAAGGAGCTGCGGCAGAAAGAGCAGAGTCCATATGTGGTCCAGAGTACCATTAGCCTCATCATGGGGATGAAGTTCTTTCGAATTAAGATGTACCCCGTTGAGGATTTTGAAGCTTCCTTCCAGTTCATGCAG GAATGCGCCCGGTACTTCTTGGAGGTTAAGGACAAGGACATCAAGCACGCCTTGGCCGGGCTCTTTGTTGAAATTTTGGTTCCTGTCGCGGCA GCGGTGAAGAATGAGGTGAACGTTCCCTGCCTGAGGAACTTTGTGGACAGCTTGTACGACACAAGCCTGGAGCTGTCGGCCAGAAAGAAGCATTCGTTG GCTTTTTACCCGCTGGTGACCTGCCTGCTGTGCGTCAGCCAGAAGCAGTTCTTCCTCAACAGGTGGCACATCTTCCTCAACAATTGCCTCTCCAATCTCAAG AGTCGAGACCCCAAGATGGCTCGCGTGGCGCTGGAGTCTCTCTATCGCCTGCTGTGGGTTTACATGATCAGGATCAAGTGCGAGAGCAACACTGCCACGCAAGG TCGCCTCAACACCATCGTGGGCACGcttttccccaaaggatcccGCAGCGTGGTGCCCAGAGACATGCCTCTCAACATCTTTGTCAAAATCATCCAGTTCATCGCACAG GAAAGACTTGATTTTGCCATGAAAGAAATTCTTTTCGATCTCCTGTGTGTGGCGAAACCCGCAAAAGCCTTCGGTCTTAATCCGGAG AGAATGAATATCGGTCTGAGAGCCTTCCTGGTGGTGGCCGACCGACTTCAGCAGAAGGACGGCGAGCCTCCCATGCCCAACACCGGTTGCACTTTACCTTCAGGGAACACGCTACGAGTGAAGAAGACCTACCTGAGCAAAACGCTCACGGTGGAGGAGGCCAAAGTCATCG GCATGTCGCAGTATTACTTCCCCGTGCGAAAGGCCTTTGACAACATCCTGAGACACCTGGACAAGGAGGTGGGACGCTGCATGATGATGACCAACGCTCAGATGTTCAACAAAGAGCCCGAGGACATGATCAC GGGTGAAAGGAAGGCCAAGATTGATCTGTTCAGGACGTGCGTGGCAGCCATTCCACGCTTGATGCCCGACGGGATGTCAAAGACGGAGCTCATAGACCTGCTCTCCCG ACTGACAATCCACATGGACGACGAGCTCCGACTCATCGCTCAGAACTCTTTGCAAAGTCTGTTGGTGGACAAATCGGACTGGCGGGACGACGTGCTGTTCGGGTTGGTCGGCTTTGTGCTGCGCGAGGTCCACGACAGCCAGCGGGGGCTGTTGGACGCCTCGCTCAAGCTGCTGCTCCAGCTGCTCGCCCAGTGGaaagtggcggcggcggcggcggggaggAGCTACGACACGGCTAAGATGCACACTGCCGAG CCGCCGCAGACGAGCTCCAACGTGAAGACGGCTGCCGAGCGCGGCCCCCACGCCGCCGTCTTGCACGCCGTGGAGGGTCTGGCCCTCGTGCTGCTCTGCTCCTGCCAGCTCAGCACTCGAAGGCTCGCCGTCGCCGTCCTCAAGGAGATCCGCGGCCTCTTCGCCGTGCTCGGGCAGTCTGAG GACGACGATAAACCGGTCATCGAGGTCATGGACCAGCTCGGCCCCGTCATCGTCAGCAGCTTCGTCAACGTTGTCGTCTCTGATGCG GCCAACACATGCGCGGACCTCCAGTGGCTGGCCGAGTGGAACGCCCGGCTGGTCAGCAGCCACTACGACATCGGCAGCCCGTCGCACGTGTGGATCTTGGCGCAGTCGGTGAAGGAGCCGTGGGTGCTGTGTCTGTACAGCCTGCTGAGACAGGAGCACCTGCCCAAGCACTGCCCCGCCGCTCTGGGCTACGCGTGGCCCTACGCCTTCGCTCGGGCACAGATGCTCATGCCGCTGATCGATCCCAA TAACCCGGCAAACGCAAAGAAGACGGGCAGCACCTCGGGCAGCGCGGACAACTACGTGACCCTGTGGAGGAACTACTTGATCCTTTGCTTCGGGGTGGCCAAGCCCAGCGTGATGAGCGCCGGTCACCTGAGAGCGTCGACATCCGAGATGGCCGGGCCGGCCACGCCCGAAAGCCCCGCCGGCTGCGAGAAG GTCATCTCAGGCTGCCCATCGGTGGCTTGGCTCCTCAAGCAGTTGGTTCCCCTCATGCGGTCGGAGAGCGCGGAGCTGACCGAGGCCTTAGTTCTGGGCTTTGGCCGCACCAACTCCCTGGCCTTCAG GGAACTTGTGGAGGAGCTGCATCCGCTCATGAAGGAAGCACTGGAAAGAAGACCTGAG AACAAGAAGCGGCGTGAGCGCCGGGACCTTCTGCGACTTCAACTGTTGCGCATCTTTGAGCTGCTGGCAGACGCGGGCGTCATCAGTGACAG TACAAACGGGGCTCTGGAGCGTGACACTCTGGCCCTGGGCGCCCTCTTCCTGGAGTACGTGGACCTGACGCGGACGCTCCTGGAAGGCGAGAACGACAAAGACGCCGAGATCCTCAAGGACATTCGAATTCACTTCAGCGCCATGGTGGCCAACCTCATCCAGTGTGTGCCAG TGCACTACAGGCGCTTCCTGTTTCCGCAGCAGAGCCTCCGACATCATCTCTTCATCCTCTTCAGTCAGTGGGCGGGGCCCTTCAGCATCATGTTCACTCCCTTGGAGCGCTACAGTGACAGAAATCACCAGATCACGCGCTACCAATACTGCGCCTTGAAG GCCATGTCTGCCGTGTTGTGCTGCGGCCCGGTCTTCGACAACGTGGGCCTCTCCCCGGACGGCTACCTCTACAAGTGGCTGGACAACATCCTAGCCTGCCAAGACCAGCGG GTCCACCAGCTGGGATGCGAGGCGGTCATCCTGCTCCTGGAGCTCAACGCCGAGCAGGTCAACCTGTTCAACTGGGCCGTAGATCGCTGCTATACGGGCTCCTACCGGCTGGCCTCGGGTTGCTTCAAAGCCATCGCCGCCGTGTGCGGTAGCAG AAACTACCCAAGCGATCTGGTGCCGCTGCTCAATCTGGTTCTCTTCAAGGCGTCCGACGCCGACAGAGAGATGAATGAGATCTCCATGCAACTGATGCAG ATTCTCGAGGCCAGGCTGCTGGTGTACTCCAAGAAGTTGGCTGGGCGGAAGCCCAACGGCGTCCTTCACGGCACTCACGCGCCGTTGCCGCCCCTCTACAGCCTCTCCCTCCCTCAGCTCTCCGGCCACTTGGCCAGAATGTACCCCGAACTCACCCTCCCTCTTTTCTCAG AGGTTAGCCAGAGGTTCCCGACGACCCACCCCAACGGGAGACAGATCATGCTGACTTATCTCCTACCCTGGCTCAGCAACATGGAGCTGGTAGATAGCGGCCAGCCagcgtcttcctcctcctcctccgacgACACCTTTACGAGAGGGCGCGCCTCCGCCCGGCAACATCTGAGCGGCACCGGCTGGGGCTCCTTGCAAGCCACGTCCATGGTGCTCAACAACCTCATGTACATGACGGCCAAG TATGGAGATGATTTACCAGGATCTGAACTGGAAAATGCCTGGAATGCTTTGGTGTGCAACGAAAAGTGGAGTCACAACCTGCGAACGGCGCTGCAGTTTCTCATCAGCTTATGCGGCGTCAGCAGCGACACCTCCCTCCTGCCATTC ATCAAGAAGGTGGTGATCTACCTCTGTCGGAACAACACCATGCAAACCATGCAAGAGTTGCTTTTGGAGTTGCAGCAGACAGACCCGCTCAACCCGGTGGTGCAGCACTGCGACAGCCCGCCCTTCTATCGCTTCACGGCCACCGGCAAGCCCGTCGGCAACACGCCGTCAG GAACCACATCCAGTACCAATACCGTGGTGGCAGGACAGGAGAGCTTCACAGATTCAGATGAACGCAAGTCAAAGGACAACGAAGAGAG GCTTAGTCATGCGATGCAAGCTCACCACCGCCTGGACTCTCGCTACAGCAACAGCTCGGGAGGATCGTACGATGAAGACAAGT GTGAACCTCTTCCCCCTTATGCTGACTGGTTGATGGCCGTGGTAGAAAGCAACCATCCCCATCCTCTCCCTATGCCTCTCAACGGCGGCTGCTGGGCTCCTCTGGTGGACTTCCTGCCCGAGACCCTCACCCCCAGAGGACCTCTACACAG GTGTAATATAGCAGTCATATTCATGACAGAGATGGTGGTGGACCACAGCGTGAGGGAAGACTGGGCCTTGCACCTCCCGTTGCTGCTGCACGCCTTATTTTTGG GCATGGACCACTACCGTCCGGAAGTACATGAGCACTGCAAgcatctcctcctccacctgctcATGGCGCTGTCCTGCCGCCGCAACTTCCAGGCCGTCGCCTCGGTGCTGCTGCGGACGCGCCGGATCGACGGAGCCAAGACCCTCACTCGCCAGCCCGCCTTTCAGCCCGAGTTCATGACATCAg GAGCTTTGGACTTTCTGAGGGAGGCTCAGGCGTCTCCCGTGCCGGACTCCGGCCTAAGTTCCTCCTCCACGTCGTCCAGTCTGAGCCTGGGGGAGAGCGCCGGCAACCTGCCCGAGATCTCGGACGAGCCGGCGGCCGACGAGAAGACCGGCAAGCTCATTGAGTTTTTAACCACCAG AGCATCCGGGCCGCTGTGGTGCCACGAAGACATCTCACCCAAGAGTCACGTTTCCAAAAGTACAGTCCAGCTGACAAACCTCTTGCGCCACGTCGTATCCGTGCTCAAAGAACCCG ACTCTCAGCTGGAGCGGCAGCTGAGCGACGTGGCCCTGCACACGGCGCTGTGCAGTTCCTCACGTCACTACGCCGGACGCTCCTTCCAAGTGTTCCGAGCGTTGCGCCAGCCAGTCTACGCGCACGCCGTCTCCGACTTGCTCACCCGGCTGGTGGAGGTCGTCGGGGAACCCGGAGAGGAGGTGCAG GGCTACGTGATGGAAGTTTTACTCACGCTGGAGTCTGTGGTGGACAACTTGGCCGAGTGCCTCGAGAATAACGAACCGGTGGCCATCTTGACCAG AGCCTCATCTCCGGATGGCCTCACCACGCTGAACCTGATGTCCGACAGGAAGAGCACAGGCCAGCTCAACATCCGCGGGGAAGAGCGCAGCCGACATCAGAGGAGCTCCTCCGTGCCGAAGAAGTTCGGCGAAGCGGACAGGTGGTCGGACAGGTGGTCGGACCCGCCTCGCAGCGCCACACTGGACCGCATCCAAGCGTGCGAGCAGCAGCTCCCGGCGGGCAAAAGCCGCAGCCCGCCGTCGTCCAAGGACGACGTGTCGGACCCGGCCAACGTCAACCACCCCGGCAACCTGCTGGCCGCCGTCTTCTGGGCGGCCGTGTCGCTGATGGAGTCCGACTTTGAGTTTGAGTACCAGATGTCGCTGAGGCTGCTGGACAAGCTGCTGGGCCACATGTCGCTGGACAAGCGGGAGAACCGCGACAGGCTGGAGAAGCTGCAGGAGCAACTGCAGTGGAGCAGCTTCACGGGGCTCCAGCAGCTGCTGCTCAAGGGCTTCACGTCGGCTGCCACCGTCGACCTCGCGCTCAAGCTCTTCTGGCAGCTCACGCCCGTTTCGCGGGTGTCCGTGGTGGACACCTCGCAAGCTATCG GTTTCCCCTTGAACGTCCTCTGCCTGCTCCCGCACCTTGTGCAGAATTTCGACGGCCCCACGCTCTTCTGTCAGGAAGTGGCCGAAAGGATCGCACAG gtgtGCCTGGAGGAGAAGAACGACAAGCTCTCCAACCTGGCCCACGTCATGACGCTTTACAAGACGCGCTCGTACACCCGCAACTGCTTCTCCTGGGTCAACGTGGTGTGCAGGTACCTGCACGAGGCCTTCTCGGACATCGCGCTCAGCCTGGTCACCTACATGGCGGAG CTGCTGGAGAAAGGTCTCCCCAGTATGCAGCAGACCATTTTACAAATCATCTACAGCCTGCTGAGTCACATGGACCTGAGTGGCATTCAAGCCAAACCTTTCAATATGGAAGTGCTCAGGACTATAGAGAAATTTGCTCAG ACGGCCCACTGGAGGGAAGCGCTGAACATCCTCAAGCTGGTGGTGAGTCGCTCGGCCAGTCTGGCGCAGCCTTCCGGCGACCTCTCCTACGAGGACATCAGCCGCGTGTGGGAGCGCTCGTCCAAGGCCTTGCCTGGGAAAACGCTGGATTTCCACTTTGACGTATCCGAG ACGCCAGTGATTGGTCGGCGCCACCACGACCTGCGCGCCTCCCCGGGCCGCGACGGCAAGAGTGGAATCGCGGCGGTGACCCGCAGCACCTCCTCCTCGTCCAGCTCTCTGGGCTCCACGTCCAACAAGGTCCTGGTGCCGGTCAGCTGGAAGAGGCCTCAATCTTCCCAG AAAAGAACCAGAGAGAAACTTGTCCATGTTTTGTCTTTGTGCGGGCAGAAAGTGGGTCTCACAAAGAACACTTCG GTGATTTTCTCCAGCTGCGGCGAGCTGGACCTCGCCGAGCACCGGCCCAGCCCGGCGTCATCCGAAGACGGAACCCGAGAAGCCGACGCGACGGACGACACCGCCTCGGAGCAGCAGTTTCGAGTCTTCCGGGACTTTGACTTCCTGGATGTGGAGCTCGAAGACGGAGAG GGTGAGACGGTGGACAATTTCAACTGGGGCGTGCGTCGCCACTCGGCCGACAGCCTGGACCGGAGCGGCCCGGGCGGCGCCCTGGAGGAGAGCCAACTGTCGGGCAGCACGCCCAGCCTGAGCCGCGTCCTCGCCGGCGAGGACGACTCGGACGACTTCTCCGAGGAGGAGTCCCTCTCGGCCGCCCAG GCCGCCAGTCTCCCCCCAAGCACGGAGATCCAAAAGATGGATTCTCCCTCCTTTTGCAACTCCACGCCACCCGGCGGCAAAAATCCCTCTTTTGAGCTCCAGCTGCCGAAGGACTCGAAACAGCGG TTCTTCCAAGCGGATGAAGACGCAAACGAGGAGGACGCGTCGCTCTCCATCAGCTGCCTCCCTCCCGACTTTGACTGTGGCGACGCTTTGGAAGTCACGCACCCTTTCTACAAAGACATCCACGGCTGCTTGCCCAG CCTCGCAGAGGAGGAGGGAGACGACGGCACGCCGGAGTCGGACTCTTCGCCGCCCCCCTCGCCCTTCTTCTCCGCCATCCTGGCGGCGTTCCAGCCGGCGGCGTGCGACGACGCAGAGGAAGCCTGGCGCGCCCATCTGAGCCAGCTGGCGTCCGACTCGGACGGCTCCTGCGCCGTCTACACCTTCCACGTCTTCTGCTGCCTCTTCCAG AGCATCCAGAGCAGATTTAGCTCTCTGACCTCCGACGCTGTGAGTTACCTCAACGACGGCCTGAAAGGACTTGGAGCAAAGTTCCTCAGGTCCTCTCAAATGCTGACCACCTGCGCCGAGTGCCCCTTGTTGCTTATCGACGCCGACACA GTCATGTCCTACGGACTCCTGGAGAAAATGAAATTCAGCGTGCTGGAGCTGCAAGAGTATCTGGATACGTACAACAGCAAAAAGGAAGCCACTGTCACG TGGCTGAGCAGCTGCAAGGCCGCCTTTCCCCAAAGTCCCGACAGCACAGCCAGCGCACGGGAGCAAAAG CAACTGGAGCTGTGTCAGAGACTCTACAAACTCCACTTCCAACTCTTACTGCTGTTTCAGTCGTACACCAAGCTGGTCGAGCAGGTCTACGCGGTCAGCTCCCATCCCAAA CTAAGCAACATGTCCCAAGAGCTGAGCGACTTGAGGAGCCACCTCAAAGCGGCGTGGGTGGAAGATGACCGAAGAGCGTGCGGTGAGCCCTCCACCTTCAGCACGGCCGAGGCGGCCGTGCAGGCCATCCTGGAAGTTCTCAAGAGCGACGGCTTTGCCTCGGCCATCTGCTACATCCGGGAGTGCAG AACATCTTGGCCCAAAGACATCTTCGGCGGCCCCTCGGAAGACGAGATCCAGACGCTGCTCAACATTTACTTCCGCCACCAGACGCTGGGCCGCACGGGCACGTTGGCTCTGGTGGGCTGCAAGCGGGACCTGAGCGACGTCTCGGCCCAGCTGACCGAGCTCAACGGGGAGATGCGCGACGCGATGAGCCGGACGCGGGGCGACCGCCCCGTCGTCGCCTTCCTGCCCGACGCCAAGGTGTCGGGCTCCACCCTGTGA